The Tursiops truncatus isolate mTurTru1 chromosome Y, mTurTru1.mat.Y, whole genome shotgun sequence genome contains a region encoding:
- the LOC101335740 gene encoding cytokine receptor-like factor 2 encodes MYSKEAKTCNVTLDSLDDEKCYFFRARVKTLESSYGSDTYPSDWSEVIRQQRGKLTDLCQERRLFPNFILIAGMATFLMASLLLLPLWKLRRVKKVLMPSVPDPRFTFSGLFESHQGNFQEWIKDTQNVAHVNKMEDGEWESLPEEAVVVQLAEMPKTVVTSPVYRQTAEEEATGEPGQLPRQPPQGGEVVSLGDVTFVMSDNSYVMF; translated from the exons ATGTAC TccaaggaggcaaaaacctgCAATGTCACGCTCGACAGTTTGGATGATGAGAAGTGTTATTTCTTTCGGGCCAGAGTGAAAACGCTGGAGTCCAGCTACGGCTCTGACACATACCCAAGTGACTGGTCAGAGGTGATACGCCAGCAGAGGGGCAAGCTAACAG ATTTGTGCCAGGAAAGGAGGCttttcccaaattttattttaattgccgGCATGGCCACCTTCCTGAtggcctcccttctccttctgccttTATGGAAACTACGGAG GGTTAAGAAGGTTCTCATGCCCAGTGTGCCGGATCCCAGGTTCACCTTCTCGGGGCTCTTTGAGTCTCACCAAGGTAACTTCCAG GAGTGGATCAAGGACACGCAGAACGTGGCTCATGTGAATAAGATGGAAGACGGGGAGTGGGAGTCTCTCCCGGAAGAGGCCGTGGTGGTCCAGCTGGCCGAGATGCCCAAGACAGTGGTGACGAGCCCTGTGTACCGGCAGACAGCGGAGGAAGAGGCCACCGGGGAGCCCGGCCAGCTCCCTCGCCAGCCCCCCCAGGGCGGCGAGGTGGTCTCTCTCGGGGATGTTACGTTTGTGATGAGTGACAATTCATACGTGATGTTCTGA